One Perognathus longimembris pacificus isolate PPM17 chromosome 2, ASM2315922v1, whole genome shotgun sequence DNA segment encodes these proteins:
- the Stk17a gene encoding serine/threonine-protein kinase 17A: MIPLEKPGSGRPSSAAASGLGPVSRGRTVLHRPPPQARGLLTEIRAAVRTEPFQDSYSLSPGRELGRGKFAVVRKCVKKDSGKEFAAKFMRKRRKGQDCRMEIIHEIAVLELAQDSPWVINLHEVYETPSEMILVLEYAAGGEIFDQCVADREDAFKEKDVRRLMRQILEGVHFLHTHDVVHLDLKPQNILLTSESPLGDIKIVDFGLSRIMKNSEELREIMGTPEYVAPEILSYDPISMATDMWSIGVLTYVMLTGISPFLGDDKQETFLNISQMHLSYSEEEFDGVSETAIDFIKKLLVRKPEDRSTAEECLRHPWLTPSSTCDPCLKVKGALEAKALQEASEPDISADLETAEAEDSLGTEELIVVTSYTLGQCRQSEKEKMEQKAISKRFKFEEPLLQEIPGEFIY, translated from the exons ATGATCCCGCTGGAGAAGCCCGGCAGCGGCCGCCCCTCGTCGGCCGCCGCCTCCGGCTTGGGCCCGGTCAGCAGGGGTCGGACGGTACTTCACCGGCCGCCGCCCCAGGCTCGAGGGTTGCTGACGGAGATCCGCGCCGCGGTGCGCACCGAGCCCTTCCAGGACAGCTACAGCCTGAGCCCGGGCCGGGAGCTGGGCAG GGGGAAATTTGCAGTGGTGAGAAAATGTGTAAAGAAAGATTCTGGAAAAGAATttgcagcaaagttcatgagaaaaagaagaaaaggccaaGACTGTCGGATGGAAATTATTCATGAGATTGCGGTGCTCGAGCTGGCCCAGGACAGCCCTTGGGTCATTAACTTAcatgaagtctatgagactccatcagaAATGATCTTGGTTCTGGAATA TGCTGCAGGGGGTGAAATCTTTGATCAGTGTGTCGCAGACCGAGAAGatgcctttaaagaaaaagatgttCGGAGACTCATGCGACAAATTTTAGAAGGTGTGCACTTTCTACACACTCATGATGTAGTTCATCTTGATTTGAAG CCACAGAACATTCTGCTGACAAGTGAATCTCCACTGGGTGACATTAAGATAGTTGATTTTGGCCTTTCAAGAATAATGAAGAACAGTGAAGAGCTCCGAGAAATTATGGGTACTCCTGAATATGTAG CTCCTGAAATTCTTAGTTATGATCCTATCAGCATGGCAACGGATATGTG GAGCATTGGCGTGTTGACTTACGTCATGCTTACGGGAATATCGCCTTTCCTAGGCGATGATAAGCAAGAAACATTCTTGAACATCTCACAGATGCATTTAAGTTATTCTGAAGAAGAATTTGACGGTGTGTCTGAAACAGCTATTGACTTCATCAAGAAACTTCTAGTTAGGAAACCTGA AGATCGATCCACTGCTGAAGAATGCCTAAGACACCCGTGGTTAACCCCAAGCAGTACTTGTGATCCCTGTCTCAAGGTGAAAGGAGCCCTCGAGGCGAAGGCCCTCCAAGAAGCCTCTGAGCCTGACATTAGTGCAGATCTTGAGACAGCAGAAGCTGAGGACTCACTTGGAACTGAGGAGTTAATTGTAGTGACTTCATACACATTAGGACAATGTAGACAGtctgaaaaggagaaaatggagcAAAAGGCCATTTCCAAACGATTTAAATTTGAGGAACCATTGCTGCAAGAAATCCCAGGAGAATTTATCTACTGA